One Corynebacterium uterequi DNA segment encodes these proteins:
- the mraZ gene encoding division/cell wall cluster transcriptional repressor MraZ, which yields MFLGTYTPKLDDKGRLTLPAKFREELAGGLMVTKGQDHSLAVYPREEFAARARKAAAVSRTNPAARAFIRNLAASADEQRPDGHGRITLSAAHRAYAGLTKACVVIGSVDFLEIWDAESWAAYQEDTEAAYSAADADDILSGLL from the coding sequence ATGTTTCTCGGCACCTACACCCCCAAGCTCGATGACAAAGGACGCCTGACGCTTCCGGCGAAGTTCCGCGAGGAGCTCGCCGGCGGGCTGATGGTGACCAAAGGTCAGGATCATTCGCTGGCCGTCTACCCCCGGGAGGAGTTCGCCGCCCGCGCCCGCAAGGCCGCGGCGGTATCACGGACCAATCCCGCGGCCCGCGCCTTCATCCGTAACCTCGCTGCGAGCGCGGATGAGCAACGGCCGGACGGCCACGGGCGTATCACCTTGTCAGCCGCGCACCGCGCGTACGCCGGACTGACTAAGGCGTGCGTTGTCATTGGCTCGGTGGATTTTCTCGAAATCTGGGATGCCGAATCCTGGGCCGCATATCAAGAAGATACGGAGGCTGCCTACTCGGCGGCTGACGCAGACGACATACTTTCGGGCCTTCTATAG
- a CDS encoding GNAT family N-acetyltransferase — translation MTVTYRRLTPTDFCIVAPQLIGVHLAAMAYPASLAGRKLASWKADSRQPGFRAIAALTPDRIIGIAYGFLGSQDTWWDQQLRRAIADAGTDPAVAEHYFEVAEIHVAPGYQGHGVGRTLLIELLRGVAAPRALLSTPEVPGEANAAFALYRRAGFTDVARDFHYPGDERGFAILACRLPLDGPAD, via the coding sequence GTGACTGTGACTTACCGCCGTCTCACCCCCACCGATTTCTGCATCGTCGCCCCTCAGCTCATCGGCGTTCACCTCGCCGCCATGGCCTACCCGGCGAGCCTCGCCGGCCGGAAACTCGCGTCGTGGAAGGCCGACTCCCGCCAGCCTGGCTTCCGCGCCATCGCCGCGCTCACACCCGACCGCATAATCGGCATTGCCTATGGCTTCCTCGGATCCCAAGACACGTGGTGGGACCAGCAACTTCGACGAGCGATCGCCGATGCCGGCACCGACCCAGCCGTCGCCGAGCACTATTTCGAAGTCGCCGAGATACACGTCGCTCCCGGCTATCAGGGCCATGGTGTGGGTAGGACGCTGCTCATCGAGCTACTCCGCGGCGTTGCCGCTCCCCGCGCGTTGCTGTCGACCCCCGAGGTCCCCGGGGAGGCAAACGCGGCGTTCGCTCTCTACCGTCGTGCGGGGTTCACCGACGTCGCCCGCGACTTTCACTACCCGGGCGACGAGCGCGGCTTCGCCATTTTAGCCTGCCGGCTTCCCCTTGACGGGCCAGCCGACTAG
- a CDS encoding UDP-N-acetylmuramoyl-tripeptide--D-alanyl-D-alanine ligase has translation MITLSIAEIAEITGGRLAGGADPDAVVTRFVEFDSRKITPGGLFVALPGERVDGHRFAASAVEQGAVAVLAARETDAPTIVVPADSDSDADVTAAVLTALSALARHVSETLAGKGLTIIGVTGSAGKTSTKDLLAAVFAAAGPTVAPPGSFNNELGHPYTVLRCEESTRYLVAEMSARGVGHIAHLATIARPEIGVVLNVGSAHLGEFGSRENIALAKGELVEALPADGVAVLNADDDAVLSMRSRTSARVVTFSAAGDRDADYTATDVELDDVARASFTLNGPGFAPLRVSLKVFGAHQVSNSLAAAAAAIEHGLDPAAVATALSSHTAASAHRMDVQTRADGVTVINDSYNANPESMRAAIAALAYTATAHPGSRSIAVLGEMGELGGDGVEAHRKLGEDLATFHIDTLVTVGAGELTHATADVAVQRGLTVYQAADVGEAADVVNSLLGRGGPEVRDVVLVKASNSAQLWRVAERIL, from the coding sequence ATGATTACGTTGAGCATCGCCGAGATCGCTGAGATCACCGGCGGACGGCTGGCCGGCGGCGCCGACCCGGACGCCGTTGTCACCCGTTTCGTGGAATTCGATTCGCGCAAAATCACCCCGGGAGGGTTGTTCGTCGCGCTGCCAGGCGAACGCGTCGACGGACACCGCTTCGCCGCGTCTGCGGTTGAGCAGGGCGCCGTCGCGGTGCTGGCGGCCCGCGAGACCGATGCCCCGACCATCGTTGTGCCGGCGGATTCCGACTCCGATGCCGACGTCACCGCCGCCGTCCTCACTGCCCTCTCCGCGCTGGCCCGCCACGTCTCCGAGACGCTGGCAGGTAAGGGTCTGACCATCATCGGCGTGACCGGTTCCGCGGGCAAGACCTCCACCAAGGACCTGCTCGCGGCGGTGTTCGCCGCGGCCGGCCCCACGGTAGCCCCACCCGGATCCTTCAACAACGAACTCGGCCACCCCTACACCGTGCTCCGCTGCGAGGAATCGACCCGCTACCTCGTCGCCGAGATGTCGGCGCGGGGGGTGGGACACATCGCACACCTCGCCACGATTGCTCGGCCGGAGATCGGCGTGGTCCTCAACGTGGGATCGGCTCACTTGGGCGAGTTCGGCTCCCGAGAGAACATCGCGCTGGCCAAGGGCGAGCTCGTCGAGGCGTTGCCGGCCGACGGCGTGGCAGTGCTCAACGCCGACGACGACGCGGTCCTGTCGATGCGCTCGCGTACCTCCGCCCGGGTGGTGACCTTCTCGGCCGCGGGTGACCGGGACGCGGATTACACGGCCACGGACGTCGAACTCGACGACGTCGCGCGCGCCTCCTTCACCCTCAACGGGCCCGGCTTCGCACCGCTGCGCGTCAGCCTCAAGGTCTTCGGCGCCCACCAAGTGTCCAACTCGCTGGCCGCCGCCGCGGCCGCCATCGAGCACGGCCTCGATCCCGCCGCCGTCGCCACCGCGCTGAGCAGCCACACCGCGGCCAGTGCGCACCGCATGGATGTGCAGACGCGGGCCGACGGAGTGACGGTCATCAACGACTCGTACAACGCGAACCCCGAATCCATGCGAGCCGCTATCGCGGCGCTCGCCTACACGGCTACCGCCCATCCGGGTTCTCGGTCCATTGCCGTCCTCGGCGAGATGGGGGAGCTCGGCGGTGACGGCGTCGAGGCCCACCGGAAACTCGGCGAGGACCTCGCCACTTTCCACATCGACACCCTCGTCACCGTGGGTGCCGGTGAGCTCACCCACGCCACCGCCGACGTCGCTGTCCAGCGCGGTCTCACCGTGTACCAGGCCGCGGACGTCGGCGAGGCGGCGGACGTGGTGAATTCACTGCTAGGCCGTGGCGGGCCCGAGGTCCGCGATGTGGTACTCGTGAAAGCTTCCAATTCCGCGCAGCTATGGCGTGTAGCCGAGCGCATCCTATAA
- a CDS encoding peptidoglycan D,D-transpeptidase FtsI family protein produces MPYRTPRQRPHAEPKQAVVLQHRSRIAVMVLFAIVVVLIGRLALVQLIWGPEFSSQAEEQRARYYSEPARRGAIVDHDGSELAYTMMARSLTVSPNMLRKELAEQQRQLLNVETDTQEVKDGVAEILNEMATEIPKMISDTGASTDHVNSREIRDKLAKDSSYEVLVRNVDPEVAHEIATTFHGVASDHQSIRMYPNGMVGENIVGKVSMDGIGQFGLEASADETLAGVNGQSTEDVSADGVAIPGTLRDVVDVVDGTDIKLTLDLELQTFVQRELEDAKRNSMAEHAEAVVLDAQTGHVLAMANTDTMDPNGDIAKQAEAGKHFDNSSISHPYEPGSVAKIITAAAAINDGLTTPDEVHTVPGSIEMAGVTVGDAWEHGDALYTTTGIFGKSSNVGTLMLAQRLGEERYDHYLDLFGIGQPTNIHLPAESPGLRPDFEDWGGGTFANLPIGQGMSWTSLQLASVYQTIANGGVRIEPRIVDSFRDPQGKLVAAEPGRRTRVVSPEAARTVLNMFRATLQADGEQSGTAAGSGIEGYQTSGKTGTAQQVDPQTGAYSHSDYWITFAGIAPADDPRFVVAIMLDDPERGTEAGGAGGQSAAPVFHDIASWLLDRENIAPSPPAEPLVLQR; encoded by the coding sequence ATGCCGTATCGAACGCCACGCCAGCGGCCACACGCGGAACCGAAGCAGGCGGTGGTGTTGCAGCACCGCAGCCGCATCGCGGTCATGGTCCTCTTCGCCATCGTCGTCGTCCTTATTGGGCGCCTGGCGCTGGTTCAGCTGATTTGGGGTCCGGAGTTCTCCTCGCAGGCAGAAGAGCAGCGAGCACGGTACTATTCAGAGCCGGCTCGCCGCGGGGCCATCGTCGACCACGACGGCTCCGAGCTGGCCTACACAATGATGGCCCGGTCGCTGACCGTCTCCCCGAACATGCTGCGCAAGGAGCTCGCGGAGCAGCAGCGTCAACTCCTCAACGTGGAGACGGATACCCAGGAAGTCAAGGACGGGGTAGCCGAGATCCTCAACGAGATGGCTACCGAGATTCCGAAGATGATCTCCGACACGGGCGCCAGCACGGACCACGTCAACTCCCGGGAGATCCGCGACAAGCTCGCGAAGGACAGCTCCTACGAGGTGCTCGTGCGCAACGTCGACCCGGAGGTGGCCCACGAGATCGCCACGACCTTCCACGGCGTGGCCTCGGATCACCAGTCGATCCGGATGTACCCCAACGGAATGGTGGGGGAGAACATCGTCGGCAAGGTCTCCATGGACGGCATCGGTCAGTTCGGGCTGGAGGCCTCCGCTGACGAGACGCTGGCCGGAGTCAATGGCCAGTCCACCGAGGACGTCTCCGCCGACGGTGTTGCCATCCCCGGCACCCTGCGCGATGTGGTTGATGTCGTGGACGGAACCGACATCAAGCTCACCCTTGACCTGGAATTGCAGACCTTCGTCCAGCGCGAACTGGAGGACGCCAAGCGCAATTCCATGGCCGAGCATGCCGAAGCGGTGGTCCTCGACGCCCAGACTGGGCACGTCTTGGCCATGGCGAACACGGACACCATGGATCCCAATGGCGACATCGCCAAGCAGGCGGAGGCCGGCAAACACTTCGACAATTCGTCGATCTCCCATCCCTATGAGCCTGGATCGGTGGCCAAGATCATCACCGCCGCCGCGGCCATCAACGACGGCCTCACGACTCCGGATGAGGTGCATACCGTGCCGGGCAGCATCGAGATGGCGGGCGTGACCGTCGGCGACGCCTGGGAGCACGGCGACGCGCTGTACACCACCACCGGCATCTTTGGTAAGTCCTCCAACGTCGGCACCCTGATGCTGGCGCAGCGCCTGGGCGAGGAACGCTACGACCACTACCTCGATCTCTTCGGCATCGGCCAGCCGACGAATATCCACCTTCCCGCCGAATCCCCGGGCCTTCGGCCCGACTTTGAGGACTGGGGCGGCGGCACCTTCGCGAACCTGCCGATCGGACAGGGTATGAGCTGGACCTCGTTGCAGCTGGCCAGTGTCTATCAGACCATCGCCAACGGCGGTGTGCGCATCGAGCCGCGCATTGTCGATTCCTTCCGGGATCCGCAGGGCAAACTCGTCGCCGCAGAGCCCGGGCGGCGCACCCGCGTCGTCTCCCCGGAGGCCGCCCGCACGGTGCTCAACATGTTCCGCGCAACCCTGCAGGCCGACGGCGAGCAGTCGGGTACCGCAGCCGGCTCCGGGATCGAGGGGTACCAGACCTCCGGCAAGACGGGCACAGCCCAGCAAGTCGACCCGCAGACCGGCGCCTACTCGCACAGCGATTATTGGATCACCTTCGCCGGCATTGCCCCGGCCGACGACCCTCGCTTTGTGGTCGCCATCATGCTCGACGACCCGGAGCGCGGCACCGAAGCGGGCGGCGCCGGCGGGCAATCGGCTGCCCCGGTCTTCCACGACATTGCCAGCTGGTTGCTGGATCGGGAGAACATTGCGCCCTCGCCGCCCGCCGAGCCGCTCGTGTTGCAGCGCTAG
- a CDS encoding DUF3040 domain-containing protein has product MSLSEQEQRALREIEQSLFADDPKFGRSVSTVEPFAVSGGQVKLKAVAIGMVGLLMLIGGVAASQISLWFIALSIAGFLVMFLSGIWALKSSGSSSAGARNSARSDASLSSGRAARGPSTMEENFRRRFER; this is encoded by the coding sequence ATGTCGCTGTCAGAGCAGGAGCAACGAGCCCTGCGGGAGATTGAGCAGTCGCTTTTTGCTGATGACCCCAAATTTGGCCGTTCCGTATCAACGGTCGAGCCCTTCGCCGTTTCCGGCGGCCAGGTCAAGTTGAAGGCTGTCGCCATCGGCATGGTTGGCCTGCTCATGCTTATTGGCGGCGTGGCTGCCTCCCAGATCAGCCTGTGGTTCATTGCCCTGAGTATCGCCGGCTTCCTCGTCATGTTCCTGTCGGGGATCTGGGCTCTCAAATCGTCCGGCAGCTCATCGGCCGGCGCCCGGAACTCAGCTCGCTCTGACGCCTCGCTGTCGAGTGGGCGTGCCGCCCGCGGTCCGTCGACGATGGAAGAGAATTTCCGCCGCCGCTTCGAGCGCTAA
- a CDS encoding SAV_6107 family HEPN domain-containing protein: MGNVVSAVDKFHPSAGRQERFLRAAHALLEQADQAYRVGDLGLALEYAYQAALRAAGARLTCAPQLTRRRRLPSSAWDKLELLDAASREWARSFRAFSRLRSHVGSGVISVPPRAEVDKLMALARHYLTVIELGDGVGEAA; this comes from the coding sequence ATGGGAAATGTGGTTTCGGCGGTAGACAAGTTTCACCCCTCCGCCGGCCGGCAGGAGCGGTTTCTTCGGGCGGCGCACGCGTTGCTTGAACAGGCGGATCAGGCCTACCGGGTCGGGGACCTCGGGCTGGCTCTGGAGTACGCCTACCAGGCCGCATTGCGGGCGGCGGGGGCGCGGCTGACCTGCGCTCCACAGCTCACGCGGCGCCGGCGGTTGCCGTCGAGTGCCTGGGACAAGCTCGAGTTGCTCGATGCCGCCTCCCGCGAGTGGGCGCGCAGCTTTCGGGCTTTCTCCAGGCTGCGCAGCCACGTCGGCTCCGGGGTCATTTCAGTTCCTCCGCGGGCGGAGGTGGACAAGCTGATGGCCTTAGCCCGTCATTACCTGACGGTGATTGAGCTGGGTGACGGGGTGGGGGAGGCTGCTTAA
- the rsmH gene encoding 16S rRNA (cytosine(1402)-N(4))-methyltransferase RsmH, with protein MAHSTDTHLTDHHGHVPVLRDRVTELLAPAITSAGDDAVVVDGTLGAGGHTEHLLRTFGNLKVIGIDRDQASLANATKRLAPFAERFIGVYARFDDLVTAVDTLDHPVAGLARRAGIAGALYDLGVSSMQLDQLDRGFAYRADAPLDMRMDPTQGPTAADVLNTYSHGDLARILKTYGEERFAGKIASAIVAERRKEPFSTSHRLVELLYATIPAATRRTGGHPAKRTFQALRVEVNRELESVEASIPAITSRLRVGGRAVYMSYQSLEDKIVKSAFKELTTSTTPPGLPMDLPGTAPAFRLVTRGAERASEAEIEQNPRANPVRVRVIERIATNEEN; from the coding sequence GTGGCACACTCGACTGATACCCACCTCACCGACCATCACGGCCACGTTCCTGTCCTGCGCGATCGCGTCACCGAGCTGCTGGCTCCGGCGATTACGTCCGCCGGGGACGACGCCGTCGTCGTCGACGGCACCCTCGGGGCCGGTGGCCACACCGAACACCTGCTGCGTACCTTCGGAAACCTCAAGGTCATCGGCATCGACCGGGACCAGGCGTCTCTCGCCAACGCGACCAAGCGGCTCGCGCCCTTCGCGGAGCGCTTCATCGGGGTGTACGCCCGCTTCGACGACCTGGTCACCGCCGTGGACACCCTCGACCATCCCGTGGCCGGCCTGGCGCGGCGTGCCGGCATCGCCGGAGCCCTCTACGACCTTGGCGTGTCCTCCATGCAGCTAGATCAGCTGGACCGGGGTTTCGCCTACCGTGCCGACGCACCGCTCGACATGCGCATGGACCCCACGCAGGGACCGACGGCTGCCGACGTCCTCAACACCTACAGCCACGGCGATCTCGCACGGATTCTCAAGACCTATGGCGAGGAACGCTTCGCCGGCAAGATTGCCTCCGCGATCGTCGCCGAACGGCGGAAGGAGCCATTTAGCACCTCCCACCGGCTGGTTGAGCTGCTCTACGCGACCATCCCGGCCGCCACGAGGCGTACCGGCGGGCATCCCGCAAAGCGGACCTTCCAGGCACTGCGGGTCGAGGTCAATCGCGAATTGGAATCCGTCGAGGCCTCCATCCCGGCGATCACGAGCCGGCTGCGCGTCGGCGGCCGGGCCGTGTACATGAGTTATCAGTCCCTGGAGGACAAGATCGTCAAGTCTGCCTTCAAGGAGCTCACGACGTCCACGACCCCTCCCGGCTTGCCCATGGATCTGCCCGGCACCGCCCCGGCCTTCCGGCTGGTCACCCGCGGCGCCGAACGGGCCAGTGAGGCCGAGATAGAGCAGAACCCGCGAGCGAACCCGGTCCGGGTTCGGGTCATTGAGCGGATCGCTACGAACGAGGAGAACTGA
- a CDS encoding polyprenyl synthetase family protein: protein MTSLDATRLSPGDIPAAVAHVLEDYLASRRPEVDAIGAPATEAVAHLESFVLGGGKRIRPLCGWLGFVGGGGLSGPEDPNAVLRAVSSLEFIQACALIHDDILDASDTRRGQPTVHRAVEQSHRDRGHEGDAAHFGESVAILVGDLALAWADDLFFDSGVSPAARDRAYAPWRAMRTEVIGGQLLDISLEASGSEDISLTRSVSRYKTAAYTIERPLHIGASLAGASPDIIEAFRGFGENIGIAFQLRDDILGVFGDPAVTGKPARDDLREGKRTELLAIALARLDASDPAAAKHLRAGLRSEDPRTLADLANIIADSGAPDIIEDRIRQLTATGLAFLKDAPVDDSVTALLKDLARRATERRF, encoded by the coding sequence ATGACATCCCTCGATGCGACCCGCCTGTCTCCCGGCGACATCCCCGCCGCGGTCGCCCACGTCCTAGAGGACTATCTCGCGTCCCGCCGGCCGGAGGTTGACGCCATCGGCGCACCGGCCACCGAGGCTGTGGCCCACCTGGAGAGCTTCGTCCTCGGCGGGGGCAAGCGCATTCGACCGTTGTGCGGCTGGCTCGGCTTCGTCGGCGGCGGCGGTCTCTCCGGCCCTGAGGACCCGAATGCCGTCCTGCGTGCGGTCAGCTCCCTAGAGTTTATTCAGGCCTGCGCCCTCATCCACGACGACATCCTCGATGCTTCGGATACTCGCCGCGGACAACCCACCGTCCACCGAGCGGTGGAACAGAGCCACCGAGACCGTGGCCACGAGGGCGACGCCGCCCACTTCGGTGAGTCCGTCGCTATCCTCGTCGGCGACCTGGCCTTGGCGTGGGCGGATGACCTGTTTTTCGACTCCGGTGTCTCCCCCGCCGCCCGAGATCGCGCCTACGCGCCCTGGCGGGCGATGCGCACTGAAGTCATCGGCGGCCAACTGCTCGATATTTCCCTTGAGGCTTCCGGGTCCGAGGACATCTCCCTGACGCGCTCGGTCAGCCGGTACAAGACCGCCGCCTACACCATCGAGCGCCCCCTACACATCGGCGCAAGCCTCGCCGGCGCCTCGCCGGACATCATTGAGGCCTTCCGGGGCTTCGGCGAGAACATTGGCATCGCCTTCCAGCTTCGCGATGACATCCTCGGCGTCTTTGGAGACCCGGCAGTAACCGGAAAGCCCGCCCGCGATGACCTCCGGGAAGGCAAGCGCACCGAACTGCTCGCCATCGCTCTGGCGCGGCTCGACGCCTCCGACCCGGCGGCCGCGAAGCACCTGCGCGCCGGCCTGCGCTCGGAGGACCCGCGAACCCTGGCTGACCTCGCCAACATCATCGCCGACAGCGGAGCCCCAGACATTATTGAAGATCGCATCCGCCAGCTCACCGCCACCGGGCTGGCCTTCCTCAAGGACGCCCCCGTCGACGACAGCGTCACGGCCCTGCTCAAAGACCTCGCCCGACGTGCGACGGAGCGGCGATTCTGA
- the mraY gene encoding phospho-N-acetylmuramoyl-pentapeptide-transferase: MVQIIIAATVAFLVSIFVTPLLIRYFSAEGLGQEIREDGPRSHLRKRGTPTMGGIAILAGITFAYLASSIYALVTDTGGFSATGLLVLGLTLALGGVGFADDFIKLFMGRNLGLNKKAKLISQLGIAIVFGILVLQFPDEQGLTPGSTNLSFIRDIETVDIAMGGGILGILVFLLFIYILIAAWSNAVNLTDGLDGLAAGTTSIVMGAYVLITYWQMRNSCMPATNPTPGCYQVRDPLDLAVLAAAGLAACLGFLWWNASPAKIFMGDTGSLALGGLVAGLSVGSRTELLMIVVGSLFVIEAASVVLQVVSFRSTGRRIFKMAPFHHHFEALGWKETTVVIRFWLIAVMAAMLGVALFYSEALTASAPLGVA; this comes from the coding sequence ATGGTTCAGATCATCATCGCTGCGACGGTCGCCTTTTTGGTGTCCATCTTCGTGACCCCGCTGCTCATCCGCTATTTCTCGGCCGAAGGCCTCGGCCAGGAGATCCGCGAGGACGGGCCGCGTTCGCACCTGCGCAAGCGCGGAACCCCGACGATGGGCGGCATCGCCATCCTCGCCGGCATCACGTTCGCCTACCTGGCGTCGTCGATCTATGCGCTGGTGACCGATACAGGAGGCTTCTCCGCGACGGGTCTGTTGGTCCTCGGCCTCACGCTGGCTCTCGGCGGAGTGGGCTTCGCCGATGACTTCATCAAGCTGTTTATGGGCCGAAACCTTGGCCTTAACAAGAAGGCCAAGCTCATCAGCCAGCTGGGTATCGCCATCGTTTTCGGCATCCTCGTGCTGCAGTTCCCGGACGAGCAGGGCCTGACCCCGGGCTCGACGAACTTGTCGTTCATCCGTGACATCGAGACGGTGGACATCGCCATGGGTGGTGGGATCCTCGGAATCCTCGTCTTCCTGCTGTTCATCTACATCCTCATCGCCGCGTGGTCGAACGCCGTCAACCTCACCGACGGACTCGACGGTCTGGCGGCTGGCACCACCTCCATCGTCATGGGCGCCTACGTGCTCATCACCTACTGGCAGATGCGTAACTCGTGCATGCCGGCGACGAACCCCACCCCGGGCTGCTACCAGGTGCGCGATCCCTTGGACCTGGCCGTGCTGGCGGCCGCCGGCCTCGCCGCTTGCCTGGGCTTCCTGTGGTGGAACGCCTCACCGGCCAAGATCTTCATGGGCGATACTGGCTCGCTCGCGCTTGGCGGCTTGGTGGCTGGCCTGTCGGTGGGCAGCCGCACGGAGCTGCTCATGATTGTTGTCGGTTCGCTCTTCGTGATCGAGGCCGCGTCGGTGGTCCTACAGGTGGTGTCCTTCCGGTCGACGGGGCGGCGCATCTTCAAGATGGCCCCTTTCCACCACCACTTCGAGGCCCTCGGGTGGAAGGAAACCACCGTCGTCATCCGCTTCTGGCTCATCGCCGTCATGGCCGCCATGCTGGGCGTGGCCCTGTTCTACTCTGAGGCTCTCACGGCCTCCGCACCCCTAGGAGTGGCATGA
- a CDS encoding UDP-N-acetylmuramoyl-L-alanyl-D-glutamate--2,6-diaminopimelate ligase — protein sequence MAEGTTLRKLADIAGARIEYGGETLRVAEVGLNTATLSPGALFAALPGTRVHGARFAFDSPAGAILTDEDGFAIIQGTDERRPVLVVDDVRAILGAVSAEVYGHPSAELTLIGITGTSGKTTTSYLLEQGLAAAGLKVGLIGTTGTRIAGEAVPTSLTTPEAPTLQALFRQMVDAGVTHVVMEVSSHALELGRVNASHFDAAGFTNLSQDHLDFHPTMEDYFAAKARFFDPASALAADKAVICIDDAWGERMAELAEHPMTVAARGQDATITARAVSKDALGAQVVEVKAATTVSFELHLPGDFNIANAAVAVGLAQAVGVDLERVAEGLARVRVPGRMERIDCGQDFLAVVDYAHKPAAVAAVLSTLRAQVDGRIGVVVGCGGDRDASKRPIMGAEAARGADFVVVTDDNPRSEDPAAIRAAVVAGAREAETNAEIVEYASRREAIEAAVAWAGSGDAVVVVGKGHEVGQIVGDTVLHFDDREEVRRALAKENA from the coding sequence ATGGCTGAGGGGACTACCCTGCGTAAACTCGCCGACATCGCCGGCGCCCGAATTGAATACGGCGGCGAGACGCTGCGCGTGGCGGAGGTCGGGCTCAACACCGCGACCTTGAGCCCGGGAGCGCTCTTCGCGGCCCTTCCCGGAACCCGGGTCCACGGCGCCCGGTTCGCCTTCGACAGCCCCGCCGGCGCCATCCTCACCGATGAGGACGGCTTCGCCATCATTCAGGGCACGGACGAGCGTCGCCCGGTGCTCGTCGTCGACGACGTCAGAGCCATCCTTGGGGCCGTCTCAGCGGAAGTGTACGGCCATCCTTCGGCGGAGCTCACCCTCATCGGCATCACCGGCACGTCTGGCAAGACCACCACCAGCTACCTGCTGGAGCAGGGCCTAGCCGCCGCGGGCCTTAAGGTGGGTCTCATCGGCACCACCGGCACCCGTATTGCGGGCGAGGCGGTGCCCACCTCTCTCACGACGCCGGAGGCGCCGACTCTGCAGGCGTTGTTCCGCCAGATGGTCGACGCCGGAGTGACCCACGTGGTGATGGAGGTCTCGTCCCACGCCCTGGAATTGGGCCGCGTCAACGCCTCCCACTTCGACGCCGCTGGGTTCACCAACCTCTCGCAGGATCACCTCGATTTCCACCCCACTATGGAGGATTACTTCGCCGCGAAGGCCCGCTTCTTCGATCCAGCCTCCGCCCTGGCCGCCGACAAGGCGGTGATCTGCATAGACGACGCCTGGGGCGAGCGCATGGCCGAGCTGGCCGAGCACCCGATGACGGTCGCCGCCCGCGGCCAGGACGCGACCATTACGGCGCGGGCTGTGAGCAAGGACGCCCTTGGGGCGCAGGTAGTCGAAGTAAAGGCGGCTACCACCGTCTCCTTCGAGCTGCACCTACCCGGAGACTTCAACATTGCTAACGCGGCCGTCGCCGTCGGGCTGGCCCAGGCCGTGGGCGTTGACCTCGAACGGGTCGCCGAAGGGTTAGCGCGCGTGAGAGTGCCTGGCCGGATGGAGCGCATCGACTGTGGCCAGGATTTCCTGGCCGTGGTTGACTACGCCCACAAGCCGGCGGCGGTCGCCGCGGTGCTGTCCACGCTGCGCGCGCAGGTCGATGGGCGCATCGGCGTCGTCGTGGGGTGCGGCGGAGACCGCGACGCCTCCAAACGACCAATCATGGGTGCCGAGGCTGCCCGCGGTGCCGACTTCGTCGTCGTCACCGACGATAACCCCCGTTCCGAGGACCCCGCGGCCATTCGGGCGGCGGTCGTCGCCGGAGCCCGGGAGGCGGAGACGAACGCCGAGATTGTCGAGTATGCTTCCCGCCGGGAGGCGATCGAGGCAGCCGTGGCGTGGGCTGGTTCCGGCGACGCCGTCGTCGTAGTCGGAAAGGGACACGAGGTCGGGCAGATCGTGGGCGACACCGTGCTCCACTTCGACGATCGCGAGGAAGTTCGCCGCGCCCTCGCTAAGGAGAACGCATGA